Proteins from one Prevotella sp. E2-28 genomic window:
- a CDS encoding pitrilysin family protein: MRRIVLFLATVLTSLCADAQLEVKELKLSNGMTVWLNEDHSQPKVFGAVVVKAGAKDCPNTGIAHYFEHIMFKGTDRMGTTDYEKEKPWLDSISAQYDLLSKTKDEVGRTRIQKHINELSLKAADYVIPNEFNRLISKYGGSGLNAGTGHDLTYYHNSFLPQFIEQWCWLNSERLIKPVFRGFQGELENVYEEKNRSADALGDAQDKLFSAVFKTQPYAYPIIGSTENLKNPRLSDMAAFYKKYYVASNMGLILCGDIKADSALTALLERTFGRVQTGPAPVRMKSAMPTITAGERQEIKLPIPLVGIEALIYKAPTDFEADADALELANKLLSNGKAGKLDSLVNEHKLMMAMAQSVSLNDAAGSAIVIIPNLFGKMKKAETRVMNQIRQVMDGNFCDWQMEALKQEMVMESERDLETIGSRSELLVETFSNGRSWHDVLDKIEGIRRLTKADVVAAARKYYGANYITLSKKYGTSKKETLKQPGYKPISPKNLDAKSAFAKQLEQIPVKASTTRTVDFNRDVMAQQINSHITLYYKENPINDIFTFTLRYKDGDLHTPALKLMADYLSQLGTDSLKKQQLEQAWQRIGTTMEIVPGDVAFSINLTGPDSQLKSALHLLAHFLRSAKGDDKAFKNVMDNDKVERKTFGKQKDNVLRPVVHRVVYGDKSSYLTQLSQKEVKALKNDELIRLFHDLQQYDCELFYCGRQPVEYVAKSLQQTLPLAQCTKSQADTFRPMLQYNEPTVYFFNVPKSRQNFVVSYDAVDALPTMRERAIFKLWGEYFGGSMSSVLFQNVREFRSLAYSTGGNSFTTSLMQHPSERQGYFTATGTQADKTLEAIITIDSLLRQMPMKEENLDAARQSVLNDIQNSYPTFRTMGKYIANQLRDGYTSDPNTDIARILPDVTTQDIVRFHQQHIAPNQHRVWIVIGDKKLTDMKALSRFGKVVELKKEDVYR, from the coding sequence ATGAGACGTATTGTTTTATTCTTAGCAACGGTCTTGACAAGTTTGTGTGCAGATGCCCAATTGGAAGTCAAGGAGTTGAAACTTAGTAATGGTATGACGGTATGGTTGAATGAGGATCACTCCCAGCCAAAAGTATTTGGTGCCGTCGTTGTAAAAGCGGGTGCAAAGGACTGTCCAAATACGGGTATAGCCCACTATTTTGAGCATATCATGTTTAAGGGTACTGACCGCATGGGTACTACTGACTATGAAAAGGAAAAACCGTGGCTCGACAGTATCTCTGCTCAATACGACCTGCTCAGTAAAACTAAAGATGAGGTTGGGCGCACCCGTATTCAGAAGCATATCAATGAACTGAGTCTTAAAGCTGCTGATTACGTGATTCCTAATGAGTTTAACCGACTCATCTCGAAATATGGCGGTAGTGGGCTGAATGCTGGTACGGGGCATGATCTGACTTATTATCACAATTCATTCCTGCCGCAGTTTATTGAGCAGTGGTGCTGGTTGAACTCTGAGCGACTCATAAAACCCGTGTTCCGTGGTTTCCAAGGCGAGTTGGAGAATGTATATGAGGAGAAAAACCGTTCTGCCGATGCGTTAGGTGATGCTCAGGATAAACTCTTCAGTGCTGTGTTTAAGACGCAGCCCTATGCCTATCCTATTATCGGCTCTACGGAGAACTTGAAGAATCCGCGTTTGTCGGATATGGCTGCGTTCTATAAGAAATACTATGTGGCATCAAACATGGGCTTGATTCTTTGTGGTGACATCAAGGCAGACTCTGCGTTAACAGCACTCTTAGAGAGGACCTTCGGGCGAGTACAGACGGGACCTGCTCCTGTGAGGATGAAGAGTGCTATGCCAACCATCACGGCAGGCGAACGTCAGGAAATAAAACTGCCTATTCCCCTCGTTGGAATTGAGGCTTTAATCTATAAGGCTCCTACAGATTTTGAGGCTGATGCTGATGCATTGGAACTGGCTAATAAACTGTTGTCTAACGGAAAGGCAGGTAAGCTCGACTCACTGGTCAATGAACATAAGTTGATGATGGCTATGGCTCAGAGTGTTTCCTTGAATGATGCGGCAGGTTCGGCTATCGTCATTATTCCTAATCTCTTCGGTAAGATGAAAAAGGCCGAGACGCGTGTGATGAATCAAATCCGGCAAGTGATGGATGGTAACTTCTGCGACTGGCAGATGGAAGCGCTGAAGCAGGAAATGGTGATGGAATCGGAACGGGATTTGGAAACGATTGGCAGTCGCTCAGAACTTCTGGTGGAAACCTTCTCGAATGGTCGTTCCTGGCATGACGTGCTTGATAAGATAGAAGGTATCCGTAGGCTAACGAAGGCTGATGTTGTAGCTGCGGCCAGAAAATACTATGGTGCTAACTATATCACGTTGTCAAAGAAATATGGTACGTCTAAAAAGGAAACGCTGAAACAACCAGGCTACAAGCCCATCAGTCCGAAAAATCTGGATGCTAAATCGGCCTTTGCCAAACAGTTGGAACAGATTCCTGTTAAGGCATCAACTACCCGCACTGTTGATTTCAATCGTGATGTGATGGCTCAGCAGATTAACTCTCATATTACTTTATACTATAAGGAGAATCCTATCAACGACATCTTTACATTCACCTTGCGTTATAAGGATGGTGACCTTCATACGCCGGCCCTTAAATTGATGGCCGACTATCTGTCGCAATTGGGTACTGATTCGCTGAAAAAGCAGCAGTTGGAACAGGCTTGGCAGCGTATTGGCACTACGATGGAGATAGTGCCTGGTGACGTAGCTTTCAGCATCAATCTTACGGGACCTGATAGTCAGTTGAAATCGGCATTACACTTGCTTGCTCACTTCCTCCGTTCTGCCAAAGGTGATGATAAGGCCTTCAAGAATGTGATGGATAACGACAAGGTGGAGCGCAAAACCTTCGGAAAGCAAAAAGATAATGTGTTGCGCCCCGTGGTGCATCGTGTTGTCTATGGCGATAAGTCATCTTACCTCACCCAGTTGAGCCAGAAAGAAGTCAAAGCCTTGAAGAACGACGAATTGATTAGGCTTTTCCATGACTTACAGCAATATGATTGTGAACTTTTCTACTGTGGACGCCAGCCTGTTGAGTATGTCGCAAAGTCATTACAACAAACACTTCCCCTTGCACAATGTACCAAATCGCAGGCAGATACCTTCCGACCGATGCTGCAATATAATGAGCCCACGGTCTATTTCTTCAATGTGCCTAAGTCGCGCCAGAACTTTGTTGTCAGCTATGATGCCGTTGATGCACTGCCTACCATGCGGGAACGGGCAATCTTCAAGTTATGGGGTGAATATTTTGGAGGCAGCATGTCATCGGTATTGTTCCAGAATGTTCGTGAGTTCCGTTCTTTGGCTTACTCTACGGGCGGCAATAGTTTTACAACAAGTCTGATGCAGCACCCTTCAGAACGACAGGGTTACTTCACCGCTACTGGTACACAGGCTGATAAGACCTTGGAAGCTATCATTACCATTGACTCCTTATTGCGACAGATGCCAATGAAAGAAGAGAACCTTGACGCAGCCCGTCAGAGCGTGCTCAATGATATTCAGAACAGTTATCCTACGTTCCGCACGATGGGCAAATATATTGCTAATCAGTTGCGTGATGGTTATACTTCTGATCCCAATACTGATATAGCACGTATTCTGCCTGATGTTACAACTCAGGATATTGTGCGGTTCCATCAGCAGCATATAGCTCCCAACCAGCATCGAGTATGGATTGTCATTGGTGATAAGAAACTTACGGATATGAAAGCTCTGTCCCGCTTTGGCAAGGTTGTGGAATTAAAGAAGGAGGATGTGTATAGATAA
- a CDS encoding SufE family protein, producing the protein MSINERQDEIIEEFQDFDDWMDKYQLLIDLGNDQEPLDEKYKVESNLIDGCQSRVWLQADYSDGKIHFQAESDALIVKGIVALLIRVLNNSTPQEILDADLYFIEQIGLKEHLSPTRSNGLLAMVKQMRMYALAFSQR; encoded by the coding sequence ATGTCAATTAACGAAAGACAAGACGAAATCATTGAGGAGTTTCAGGACTTCGATGACTGGATGGATAAGTACCAACTGCTGATAGATCTTGGTAACGACCAAGAGCCGTTGGACGAGAAATATAAAGTAGAGAGCAATCTGATTGACGGTTGTCAGAGCCGCGTATGGCTGCAAGCAGATTATTCAGATGGGAAGATTCATTTTCAGGCCGAGAGCGATGCGTTGATTGTGAAGGGTATCGTGGCTTTGCTGATACGGGTGTTGAACAACTCGACACCTCAGGAGATTCTGGACGCTGACCTCTACTTTATAGAGCAGATAGGATTAAAAGAACATCTGTCGCCCACACGCAGCAATGGTCTGCTGGCAATGGTGAAGCAGATGCGTATGTATGCGCTGGCTTTTTCGCAGCGTTAA
- a CDS encoding CotH kinase family protein — MAFVAAEANADNKLTGTVIGTEECVDYSNTSKSTTTVNTGANAFDGNLDTFFASWERSYTWTGLDLGCPHVITKVGWSPRNDSHGEDRVVLGVFEGANSPDFMDALPLYIIDEKGKIGQMSYAGVNCSRGFRYVRYVGPSDARCNIAELEFYGEAGEGDDSHLYQLTNLPTVSIHTLNGEIPYDKEHQIVSQLTIISDDGTKLLSEPGTTRERGNASRGFPKKPYRIKFDKKQHVLDAPSKAKKWTLINNYGDKTLMRNLLAFELSRKLGMPYTPYGTSVDVLLNGEYKGCYQLCDQVQVHKNRVAITEMSSSDNSGTALTGGYFIEVDAYANQEVSWFNSNKGNPVTIKSPEEDSITSQQKDYIKSYFNKMENQWTMYLDKNTFLRHFLVGELSGNTDTYWSVYMYKDRDNDQMYTGPVWDFDLAFDNDNRTYPVCGKSDYIYRSGGSCAGKMKTFVDNIVVKNAEARAQMLNIWDEARQAGLTEDNLVAFVDSLELQLEHSQRLNFLRWNIMNSRVHQNPKTWGSYTAEVQNVRRFVTERLAWMDKKLQYTYVPNGVADMVVDYLQPYQVFSLSGQPCGNTLEGLRSGIYIVRQGSTTKKIAVR; from the coding sequence ATGGCTTTCGTTGCGGCAGAAGCCAATGCTGATAATAAGTTGACTGGAACGGTAATTGGTACCGAGGAATGCGTGGATTATTCGAATACTTCAAAGTCAACAACCACAGTTAATACTGGCGCAAATGCCTTTGATGGCAACCTGGATACCTTCTTCGCATCGTGGGAGCGTAGCTATACTTGGACGGGACTGGATTTGGGGTGTCCTCATGTCATTACCAAAGTAGGGTGGTCGCCACGTAATGACAGTCATGGTGAGGATAGGGTTGTGTTAGGTGTCTTTGAAGGTGCCAATAGTCCTGACTTCATGGATGCCCTTCCGTTGTATATCATTGATGAGAAAGGAAAGATTGGCCAAATGTCGTATGCTGGCGTCAACTGCTCGCGTGGTTTCCGTTATGTACGATATGTAGGTCCTTCCGATGCCCGTTGTAACATAGCAGAACTAGAATTTTACGGAGAGGCTGGCGAAGGCGATGACTCGCACCTTTATCAGTTGACAAATCTCCCTACAGTCAGCATTCATACTCTGAATGGTGAAATTCCGTATGACAAGGAGCACCAGATTGTATCGCAGTTGACTATCATATCTGATGATGGAACGAAGTTGCTATCTGAGCCAGGTACTACTCGTGAGCGAGGCAATGCTTCACGTGGTTTTCCGAAGAAACCCTATCGCATAAAGTTCGATAAGAAACAGCATGTGCTTGATGCTCCAAGTAAGGCGAAGAAATGGACACTCATTAATAATTATGGCGACAAGACACTGATGCGCAACCTGCTGGCTTTCGAACTGAGTCGTAAGTTGGGGATGCCTTATACACCTTATGGTACGTCTGTGGATGTGCTGCTCAATGGTGAATATAAAGGTTGCTATCAACTTTGCGATCAGGTACAAGTGCACAAGAACCGTGTGGCTATTACCGAGATGAGCTCATCTGACAATAGTGGAACGGCATTGACGGGTGGTTATTTCATAGAGGTAGATGCTTATGCAAATCAGGAAGTATCATGGTTTAATTCCAATAAAGGCAATCCGGTAACTATCAAGTCACCTGAAGAGGACTCCATCACTTCTCAGCAGAAGGATTATATTAAGAGCTACTTCAATAAGATGGAGAATCAGTGGACGATGTATCTTGATAAGAACACATTCCTGCGTCATTTCCTTGTAGGCGAACTATCGGGTAACACAGATACTTATTGGAGTGTTTATATGTATAAAGACCGTGATAATGACCAGATGTATACGGGGCCAGTATGGGATTTCGATTTGGCCTTCGACAATGATAACCGTACCTATCCTGTTTGTGGCAAGAGCGATTATATTTATAGAAGTGGTGGCAGTTGTGCAGGAAAGATGAAAACGTTTGTTGATAATATAGTGGTCAAGAACGCAGAAGCAAGAGCTCAGATGCTTAATATCTGGGATGAGGCCCGTCAAGCAGGACTGACAGAGGATAACCTTGTTGCATTTGTTGACTCACTGGAATTGCAGTTAGAGCATTCACAGCGTTTAAACTTCTTACGTTGGAATATCATGAATTCGCGCGTACATCAGAATCCTAAGACATGGGGCAGTTATACAGCCGAGGTTCAGAACGTCCGCCGATTTGTAACGGAACGCTTAGCCTGGATGGATAAGAAACTCCAATACACTTACGTTCCCAACGGTGTTGCTGACATGGTTGTTGATTATTTGCAACCATATCAAGTCTTCTCACTCTCAGGACAGCCCTGTGGTAATACCTTGGAGGGTCTGCGTTCTGGTATCTATATAGTACGTCAAGGTAGCACAACAAAAAAGATAGCGGTAAGGTAA
- a CDS encoding U32 family peptidase, whose product MKLNDFEIMAPVGSRDSLAAALKAGADSVYFGVEQLNMRSHSANHFTIDDLREIAATCNEAGVKTYLTVNTIIYGEDIETMHQIVDAAVEAKISAVIACDIAVMTYCRKVGMEVHLSTQLNISNVEALRFYAQFADVVVLARELKMEQVAEIYRQIEEQKICGPSGELVRIEMFCHGALCMAVSGKCYMSLDNTGRSANRGACMQICRRSYIVTDRETGTELEIDNKYIMSPKDLKTIRFIDRMMKSGVRVFKIEGRARGPEYVLTVVQCYKEAIQAVLDGTFTEEKKDTWDERLATVFNRGFWDGYYQGQTLGEWNANYGSSATERKKYIGKGVKYFSKLGVAEFAVEAGTFSVGDKMLITGPTTGALYVTVDEIHDDTSSVQTAQQGTRVSIKVPEKVRPSDKLFKITKDVN is encoded by the coding sequence ATGAAATTAAACGATTTTGAAATAATGGCTCCTGTGGGGAGCCGCGACTCGCTGGCCGCAGCCCTGAAAGCTGGGGCTGATAGCGTGTATTTCGGTGTGGAACAGTTGAACATGCGTTCCCATTCTGCCAACCATTTTACGATTGACGATCTGCGTGAGATTGCAGCAACTTGTAATGAGGCGGGCGTGAAAACTTACCTCACAGTCAACACAATTATCTATGGTGAGGACATCGAGACGATGCATCAGATTGTAGATGCTGCTGTAGAGGCGAAGATATCAGCTGTCATTGCCTGCGATATCGCTGTGATGACTTATTGTAGAAAAGTTGGCATGGAGGTGCACCTCTCTACACAGTTGAATATCTCGAATGTGGAGGCGCTGAGGTTCTATGCGCAGTTTGCTGATGTGGTGGTGCTGGCTCGTGAACTGAAGATGGAACAGGTGGCAGAGATTTATCGCCAGATTGAGGAACAGAAGATATGCGGTCCTAGTGGCGAGTTGGTGCGCATAGAGATGTTCTGTCACGGGGCATTGTGTATGGCCGTGAGTGGCAAGTGCTATATGAGTCTGGATAACACAGGGCGTTCGGCTAATCGCGGAGCCTGTATGCAGATATGTCGTCGCTCGTATATCGTGACCGACCGTGAGACGGGTACCGAACTTGAGATAGACAATAAGTACATCATGAGTCCAAAGGACTTGAAGACCATCCGCTTCATTGACCGTATGATGAAGAGTGGCGTGCGTGTTTTCAAAATTGAAGGACGTGCCCGTGGTCCTGAATATGTGCTCACTGTGGTGCAATGTTACAAGGAGGCCATACAGGCCGTGCTCGATGGAACCTTTACTGAAGAGAAAAAGGATACTTGGGATGAGCGTTTGGCAACGGTATTCAATCGTGGCTTCTGGGATGGCTACTATCAGGGACAGACGCTGGGTGAGTGGAATGCGAACTACGGTTCTAGCGCTACCGAGCGTAAGAAGTATATTGGTAAGGGCGTGAAGTATTTCTCGAAACTCGGTGTTGCAGAGTTTGCTGTTGAGGCCGGTACCTTCAGTGTGGGTGATAAGATGCTCATCACAGGTCCTACCACTGGAGCCCTCTACGTTACCGTTGACGAGATACATGATGATACAAGTAGTGTACAGACAGCCCAACAGGGTACGCGTGTCAGCATTAAGGTACCTGAGAAGGTGAGACCAAGTGATAAACTGTTTAAAATAACAAAAGATGTCAATTAA
- a CDS encoding histidine phosphatase family protein — protein MRRIFSMLWIACLYLITAAQTPKQDIHINKAFSGGSFLAYQGPKQQQLTPAPNGKKPFYISHYGRHGSRNITKPEVFQYLQKIMTQAHQSNVLTLLGQDVMKRIDLMEADTHERFGELTALGAKQHEDIMYRMVERFPQIFEGNVTVTARSTTTIRSILSMSYAMIKLKAMRPNVIINQDASVSDMNHLFHIDKELNASALCDENMAFFEDFCQKHPTSRRLLSSLFTDTTFIDKNIDSDLFVSYLFQLASDLQDTNLRNQFTLFDLFTEEELYLNWKKNNVQWYLGWSFCPTNGGKIPFSQRFLLRNIIEQADSCIQLPHPGANLRYGHDTALLPLICLLGVNGFDLDTTDLELLEQRGWIDYQIIPMAGNLQIVFYRKNPADKDVLIKVLLNENEATLPLKTDVAPYYHWDDFRRFYLQRINNYQENP, from the coding sequence ATGAGACGTATTTTTTCTATGCTATGGATAGCCTGCCTATACTTGATAACGGCAGCACAAACACCAAAGCAAGATATACATATAAACAAGGCTTTTTCAGGTGGTTCGTTTTTGGCCTACCAAGGTCCGAAGCAACAACAATTAACACCTGCTCCCAATGGAAAAAAGCCCTTTTACATCAGTCATTACGGTCGTCACGGTTCACGCAACATCACCAAGCCCGAGGTCTTCCAATATCTTCAGAAGATCATGACACAAGCCCACCAGTCAAACGTTCTGACACTCTTAGGCCAAGATGTCATGAAACGTATCGACTTAATGGAAGCTGACACCCATGAACGCTTTGGTGAACTGACTGCATTAGGCGCTAAGCAGCATGAGGACATCATGTATCGCATGGTAGAACGTTTTCCACAGATTTTCGAAGGTAACGTTACTGTCACCGCAAGGAGCACCACCACCATCCGCAGCATCCTGTCTATGAGCTATGCCATGATAAAACTAAAAGCCATGCGTCCAAACGTCATCATTAACCAAGATGCCAGCGTGAGTGACATGAACCATCTTTTTCATATTGACAAAGAACTTAATGCTAGTGCTCTCTGCGATGAGAACATGGCTTTCTTTGAGGACTTCTGCCAAAAGCATCCTACATCAAGACGACTACTCTCTTCATTATTTACAGATACCACTTTCATTGATAAAAACATAGACTCCGACCTGTTTGTATCCTACCTGTTCCAGTTGGCCTCCGACTTACAGGACACAAACTTACGCAACCAGTTCACCCTCTTTGACCTTTTCACAGAGGAAGAGCTCTATCTTAACTGGAAAAAGAATAATGTACAGTGGTATCTTGGCTGGAGTTTCTGTCCTACAAATGGCGGAAAGATACCCTTCTCTCAGCGTTTTCTGCTCAGGAATATCATAGAACAAGCCGATAGCTGTATCCAACTACCCCACCCTGGTGCCAACCTACGTTATGGACACGACACAGCTCTTTTACCGCTCATCTGCCTATTGGGTGTTAATGGTTTTGACCTAGATACTACAGATTTAGAACTTTTGGAACAGCGAGGCTGGATTGATTACCAAATCATTCCTATGGCTGGTAACCTGCAGATTGTGTTCTATCGCAAGAACCCAGCCGACAAGGATGTGCTTATCAAGGTACTGTTAAACGAGAACGAGGCCACCCTGCCTCTAAAGACAGACGTAGCCCCGTATTATCATTGGGATGACTTCCGCAGATTCTATCTGCAACGCATCAATAATTATCAGGAAAATCCTTAA
- the cysS gene encoding cysteine--tRNA ligase, translated as MESKLVIYNTLTRQKERFEPLHAPNVGMYVCGPTVYGDPHLGHARPAITFDLVFRYLKHLGYKVRYVRNITDVGHLEHDADEGEDKIAKKARLEQLEPMEIAQYYTNRYHQYMDALNVLRPSIEPHATGHIIEQQQLVQQILDNGFAYESNGSIYFDIEAYNKKFKYGILSGRSLENIKDESRELAGVGEKRNQADFALWKKAQPEHIMRWPSPWSDGFPGWHCECTAMGRKYLGEEFDIHGGGMDLIFPHHECEIAQAQASMGHPAVKYWMHNNMLTINGQKMGKSYNNFITLEQFFTGTHPLLEKAYSPMTIRFFVLSAHYRGTVDFSNEALQAAEKGYEKLINAISDLERVQVSDKCDAETEKIVKALRQKCYDAMNDDLATPLVLSNLFEACTVINKLVDHKATICADCLKELSETMRLFAFDILGLKEEKSGSNDSREEAFGKVVDMVLNLRAKAKANKDWATSDQIRDALAAAGFEVKDTKDGVTWKLNK; from the coding sequence ATGGAATCAAAATTAGTTATCTATAATACGCTGACGCGTCAGAAGGAACGTTTCGAACCGCTTCATGCTCCCAATGTGGGCATGTATGTATGCGGTCCTACGGTTTATGGTGATCCCCATTTGGGACATGCTCGTCCTGCCATCACTTTTGACTTGGTGTTCCGTTATCTGAAGCACTTGGGTTATAAGGTACGCTATGTCCGCAATATCACTGATGTAGGCCACCTAGAGCATGATGCTGACGAGGGTGAGGACAAGATAGCCAAGAAGGCACGCTTGGAGCAGCTCGAGCCTATGGAGATAGCGCAGTATTACACCAATCGCTATCATCAGTACATGGATGCGCTGAACGTGTTGCGTCCTTCTATTGAGCCTCATGCTACAGGTCATATCATCGAGCAGCAGCAGTTGGTGCAGCAGATTCTGGATAATGGTTTTGCCTATGAGAGCAATGGCTCTATCTATTTCGATATTGAGGCTTACAACAAGAAGTTTAAATACGGCATCCTTTCTGGTCGCTCACTGGAGAATATCAAGGACGAGAGTCGTGAGTTGGCTGGTGTAGGTGAGAAACGTAATCAGGCCGACTTCGCCCTGTGGAAGAAGGCACAGCCAGAGCACATCATGCGTTGGCCCTCACCTTGGAGTGATGGCTTCCCTGGCTGGCACTGTGAGTGTACGGCAATGGGACGTAAGTATCTGGGTGAGGAATTCGATATTCACGGAGGTGGTATGGACCTTATCTTCCCCCACCATGAGTGCGAGATTGCACAGGCACAGGCTTCTATGGGTCATCCCGCAGTGAAGTACTGGATGCACAATAATATGCTGACCATTAACGGACAGAAGATGGGTAAGTCATATAATAACTTCATTACCCTTGAGCAGTTCTTCACGGGTACCCATCCTCTGCTTGAAAAGGCATACTCACCCATGACCATCCGCTTCTTCGTTCTCTCAGCCCACTATCGTGGCACTGTGGACTTCTCTAACGAGGCTTTGCAGGCTGCCGAGAAGGGTTACGAGAAACTGATCAACGCCATCAGTGATTTGGAGCGCGTTCAGGTAAGCGACAAGTGTGATGCTGAGACTGAGAAGATTGTCAAGGCCCTCCGTCAGAAGTGCTATGATGCCATGAACGACGACCTTGCTACACCTCTGGTACTGAGCAACCTCTTCGAGGCTTGCACCGTTATCAATAAGCTCGTTGATCACAAGGCCACCATCTGTGCCGACTGCCTGAAGGAACTCTCAGAAACCATGCGTCTCTTTGCCTTCGATATTCTGGGTCTTAAAGAAGAGAAGAGTGGTTCAAACGACAGTCGTGAGGAAGCTTTCGGCAAAGTTGTTGATATGGTTCTCAATCTGCGTGCTAAGGCAAAGGCCAATAAGGACTGGGCTACCAGCGACCAGATTCGCGATGCCCTTGCTGCTGCCGGCTTCGAGGTAAAAGACACCAAGGACGGTGTTACTTGGAAATTGAATAAGTAA
- a CDS encoding DUF5723 family protein, whose protein sequence is MKLISKKYILAAALLASVGTTMAQDFNSAYFIDDYKYRHDLNPAFGNDQSYVSLPALGNLTVKMQGNYGIDGVIFKNPNPNGKKTVTFLHPDITWDQVKGNLKDNNKLSANVDITILSAGFKGFGGYNTIEINEKTSFGLQVPLGLFEFAKNTGNNRYDFSDLRVRVQSYGEIAFGHSRQITQDLRVGAKVKVLLGLGRANMEMDNVTADLTNTNQWLISGQAKANFNVKGMTLKEKEKKYNNKPGKYKYVSELDVDGAGLNGFGLGLDLGATYKMDNLGVEGLTLSAALTDLGFISWSNNIQASNHGETFVFNGFHDISVNEDRDNNTIDKQADDYSDQLADFANLQNDGDQGSESSMLAATARLGAEYILPVYKPVSFGLLLQHRFDGDYSWSEGRLSANYKPLTWIDGGVNVAVNSFTTSAGWVLNIHPKAFNFFIGMDHILGKTTKEFIPLSSNMSVNLGMNVTF, encoded by the coding sequence ATGAAACTAATATCTAAGAAATATATACTTGCCGCAGCACTTCTTGCTTCTGTAGGCACAACGATGGCACAGGACTTTAACTCAGCCTATTTCATCGATGATTATAAATACCGCCACGATCTGAACCCCGCTTTTGGTAACGACCAGAGCTATGTTTCACTGCCGGCACTTGGTAACCTGACAGTAAAGATGCAGGGAAATTACGGTATTGACGGTGTGATATTTAAGAATCCCAATCCTAACGGAAAGAAAACCGTAACCTTCCTTCATCCGGATATCACATGGGATCAGGTAAAAGGAAATCTGAAGGACAATAACAAGCTCTCAGCAAACGTGGATATCACCATCCTGTCGGCAGGCTTCAAAGGCTTCGGAGGTTATAACACCATTGAAATCAATGAAAAGACTTCCTTCGGACTGCAGGTTCCACTTGGTCTTTTTGAGTTTGCCAAGAACACGGGAAATAACCGTTATGATTTCAGCGACCTTCGCGTTCGCGTTCAGTCGTATGGTGAGATTGCATTTGGCCATTCACGCCAGATTACACAAGACTTGCGCGTAGGTGCTAAGGTAAAAGTTCTGCTTGGCCTCGGACGTGCCAATATGGAGATGGACAATGTTACTGCAGACCTGACCAACACCAACCAATGGCTTATCAGTGGACAGGCTAAAGCAAACTTCAACGTAAAAGGCATGACCTTGAAGGAAAAGGAGAAGAAATACAATAATAAGCCTGGAAAATATAAGTACGTAAGTGAGCTTGATGTTGACGGAGCAGGCCTCAACGGTTTCGGCTTAGGATTAGACCTCGGCGCCACTTATAAGATGGACAACCTGGGCGTAGAAGGATTAACCCTTAGCGCCGCTCTGACAGACCTTGGTTTCATTAGTTGGAGCAATAACATTCAGGCTTCTAACCATGGCGAGACTTTCGTCTTCAACGGTTTCCATGACATCTCTGTCAACGAGGATCGAGATAACAACACCATCGACAAACAAGCAGACGACTATTCAGACCAGCTGGCCGACTTTGCCAACCTTCAGAATGACGGTGACCAGGGTAGTGAGAGCTCTATGCTGGCTGCCACAGCCCGCCTGGGTGCAGAATACATACTACCCGTTTATAAGCCTGTATCATTCGGCTTGCTATTGCAGCATCGCTTTGATGGCGACTACTCATGGAGCGAAGGTCGTCTGAGTGCCAATTACAAGCCACTTACATGGATTGACGGCGGTGTTAACGTTGCAGTCAACTCGTTTACCACAAGTGCCGGCTGGGTGCTTAATATTCATCCAAAGGCATTCAACTTCTTTATCGGTATGGACCATATCCTCGGCAAGACTACGAAAGAATTTATTCCGCTCAGCTCTAACATGAGTGTCAACCTAGGTATGAACGTCACATTCTAA